The Mercurialis annua linkage group LG2, ddMerAnnu1.2, whole genome shotgun sequence genome contains a region encoding:
- the LOC126669034 gene encoding cytochrome b561, DM13 and DOMON domain-containing protein At5g54830 — MYRILLLGFLLNSFFNYSHADPCTKTSSYIGFKSEFTMVQHQLRGVITIIDDCSFEISEFDMLSGIEVHWWGAISTDFGNLTNGFVISDHNLNQTYSNASFVVHLNKTLTWDQIQVLSVWDVPTASDFGHVIITNGSFYGPTVSPSVAPSPLDNNSTNAEEGGSWNFRVPTMFDNCMVLSKDFRVRWSLSKERDVIDIGLEAATGFQNYMAFGWAKPGSGSEETELMIGADVAVAGFTEDGKPFADDFYISKYSECTINKDGSASGVCPDTIYEGSDPVGLVNNTKLIYGHRKDGVSFVRYSRQLVSIDKKYDLSVDHMANMTVIWALGLMRPPDTLRPYYLPQYHGAMSLVNYGHFALNVSESINDCVGPLDAEDKEDQDLIIADANVPLVVTSGAALHYPNPPNPSKVLYINKKEAPVLRVERGVPVKFSVQAGHDVALYITSNAMGGNATLRNKTETIYAGGPEAEGVLASPTELTWEPDRNTPDQVYYQSLFQQKMGWKVQVVDGGLSDMYNSSVVLNDQQVTLFWTLSKDNSISIAARGEKKSGYIAIGFGSGMVYTYAYVGWVDEIGKGHVNSYWIDGKDASSIHPTKENLTDVRCKSENGIITFEFVRPIKPSCSHRDLPECKNIIDPTSPLKVVWAMGTKWSDEHLTDGNMHSVTSHKPVRVLLMHGSAEAEQDLRPVLAVHGFMMFLAWGILLPGGILAARYLKHVKGDGWYQIHVYLQYSGLAIVLLGLLFAVAELRGFYVSSLHVKFGLTAIFLACVQPVNASMRPKKPANVEERSSKRLIWEYFHIIVGRCAMIAGVASLFTGIKHLKDIYGSENVHGYNLALILWFLVGVLIVVYLEYRERQRKRDRMLGRSNWVLGNLEEDDSVDLLSPSRAAAQKELQQAGRMEVQLEPLNR, encoded by the coding sequence ATGTACCGAATATTATTATTAGGGTTTCTCTTGAACTCCTTCTTTAACTATTCCCATGCGGATCCCTGTACAAAAACAAGCTCATACATCGGATTCAAATCCGAATTTACAATGGTTCAACACCAGCTTCGTGGTGTAATTACCATAATCGACGATTGCTCCTTTGAAATTTCCGAATTCGATATGCTTTCGGGAATTGAAGTACACTGGTGGGGTGCAATCTCCACCGATTTTGGTAACCTAACTAACGGTTTTGTCATCTCCGATCATAACCTTAATCAAACTTACAGCAATGCTTCATTTGTTGTTCATTTAAACAAAACGCTGACTTGGGATCAGATTCAAGTTTTATCCGTTTGGGACGTTCCTACCGCGTCGGATTTCGGTCATGTGATCATAACCAACGGTTCTTTTTATGGTCCTACTGTAAGTCCCAGTGTGGCTCCGTCGCCGTTAGATAATAATAGTACTAATGCAGAGGAAGGGGGGAGTTGGAATTTTAGAGTGCCAACAATGTTTGATAACTGTATGGTGTTATCGAAGGATTTTAGGGTTAGATGGAGTTTGAGTAAGGAGAGAGATGTTATTGATATTGGATTAGAGGCAGCTACTGGATTCCAGAACTATATGGCGTTTGGGTGGGCCAAACCCGGATCAGGTTCTGAAGAAACCGAGTTAATGATTGGAGCTGATGTTGCGGTGGCTGGGTTTACTGAAGATGGGAAACCGTTTGCTgatgatttttatatttccaaGTATAGTGAGTGTACTATTAATAAGGATGGTTCAGCTTCTGGGGTTTGCCCGGATACTATTTATGAAGGATCAGACCCTGTTGGATTAGTTAATAATACTAAGTTGATCTATGGGCATAGAAAGGATGGGGTGTCGTTCGTGAGGTATAGTAGACAATTGGtatcaattgataaaaagtatGATTTATCAGTTGATCATATGGCTAACATGACAGTAATTTGGGCGTTGGGGTTAATGAGGCCCCCGGATACTCTACGGCCTTACTATCTTCCCCAGTATCATGGAGCTATGAGCTTGGTCAATTATGGGCATTTTGCGCTTAATGTATCTGAGAGTATAAATGACTGTGTTGGGCCTTTGGATGCTGAGGATAAGGAGGATCAGGATTTGATTATTGCTGATGCAAATGTTCCTCTTGTTGTTACCAGTGGTGCTGCATTGCATTATCCTAATCCACCTAATCCTTCGAAAGTTTTGTATATAAATAAGAAGGAGGCTCCAGTTTTGAGAGTTGAAAGAGGGGTCCCTGTGAAGTTTTCAGTTCAAGCCGGACATGATGTTGCGTTGTATATCACCTCAAATGCGATGGGTGGGAATGCAACTCTGAGGAATAAAACTGAGACTATTTATGCTGGAGGCCCTGAAGCTGAAGGCGTTCTTGCTAGTCCTACGGAACTAACTTGGGAACCAGATAGGAATACACCGGATCAAGTGTATTATCAGTCCTTGTTTCAGCAGAAGATGGGATGGAAAGTTCAGGTGGTTGATGGGGGTTTATCTGATATGTACAATAGCAGTGTGGTTCTGAATGATCAGCAAGTGACACTCTTTTGGACATTGTCAAAGGATAATAGTATATCGATTGCAGCTCGAGGTGAGAAAAAGAGTGGTTATATTGCAATTGGATTTGGAAGTGGAATGGTGTATACCTATGCTTATGTGGGATGGGTTGATGAGATTGGTAAAGGGCATGTAAATTCGTACTGGATTGATGGAAAGGATGCCTCTAGTATACATCCAACAAAGGAGAATTTGACTGATGTAAGGTGCAAGTCAGAAAACGGTATCATTACCTTTGAGTTTGTACGACCTATTAAACCATCATGTAGTCACCGTGATCTGCCAGAgtgtaaaaatattattgatccCACGAGTCCTCTGAAGGTTGTATGGGCAATGGGCACTAAATGGTCAGACGAACATTTAACCGATGGAAATATGCATTCTGTTACTAGTCATAAGCCTGTCAGGGTGTTGCTTATGCATGGTTCTGCGGAGGCTGAGCAAGATTTGCGACCTGTATTAGCTGTTCATGGATTCATGATGTTCCTTGCATGGGGTATTTTGCTTCCTGGTGGAATTTTGGCAGCTCGGTACTTGAAGCATGTGAAAGGGGATGGCTGGTACCAGATTCATGTTTATTTGCAATATTCTGGTTTAGCAATTGTTCTACTTGGCCTTCTTTTTGCTGTGGCTGAGCTTCGAGGCTTCTATGTCAGCTCGTTACATGTTAAATTTGGGCTAACTGCTATATTTTTGGCATGCGTGCAACCGGTAAATGCTTCCATGAGGCCTAAAAAGCCTGCCAATGTAGAAGAAAGATCCTCAAAGAGGCTTATATGGGAGTATTTTCACATTATTGTTGGCAGATGTGCGATGATTGCTGGAGTTGCATCACTTTTTACTGGAATTAAGCATTTGAAAGACATATACGGAAGTGAAAATGTTCATGGCTATAATTTGGCATTAATTCTTTGGTTCTTGGTTGGTGTATTGATTGTTGTGTATTTGGAATATCGAGAAAGACAAAGAAAAAGGGACAGAATGCTTGGTAGAAGCAATTGGGTGTTGGGCAACCTTGAAGAAGATGATTCTGTTGATCTCTTAAGTCCATCCAGGGCTGCTGCACAAAAAGAGTTGCAACAGGCTGGGAGAATGGAAGTTCAGTTAGAGCCTTTAAACAGATAG